The Formosa sp. Hel1_33_131 genome window below encodes:
- a CDS encoding fumarate reductase/succinate dehydrogenase flavoprotein subunit codes for MALDSKIPDGPLADKWTNHKNNIDLVNPANKRHIDVIIVGTGLAGGSAAATLAELGYNVKAFCFQDSPRRAHSIAAQGGINAAKNYQGDGDSTYRLFYDTVKGGDYRSREANVHRLAEVSTNIIDQCVAQGVPFARDYGGLLDNRSFGGVLVSRTFYAKGQTGQQLLLGAYSAMNRQIGRGKIKMYNRHEMLDVVIVGGKARGIITRNLVTGEIERHSAHAVVIGTGGYGNVFYLSTNAMGSNATAAWKAHKRGAYFANPCYTQIHPTCIPVSGDHQSKLTLMSESLRNDGRIWVPKKLEDAKAIQNRELKPTDLAEDQRDYFLERRYPAFGNLVPRDVASRAAKERCDEGFGVNKTGEAVFLDFAAAIIRYGKEKAHVKGLNEDDTSLIQTLGKEVVKSKYGNLFQMYEKIVDENPYETPMMIYPAVHYTMGGVWVDYNLQTTIPGLYAIGEANFSDHGANRLGASALMQGLADGYFVLPYTIGNYLSKDIRTGPIPTDTVEFEEAEAKVTSEIKHFINNKGTKPVDYFHKRLGKIMWNKCGMARNEKELKEAIEEIAALREEFYKDVLVPGSADEFNEELAKAGRVADFLELGELFAKDALVREESAGGHFREEHQTPEGEAQRKKEFQFVSAWEYKGAPKDAELHKEALVYDNIEVKERSYK; via the coding sequence ATGGCTTTAGATTCAAAAATACCAGATGGCCCTTTAGCAGACAAATGGACCAATCATAAAAATAACATTGACCTTGTAAATCCTGCCAACAAGCGTCACATCGACGTTATTATTGTTGGAACTGGACTTGCTGGTGGATCCGCTGCAGCGACCCTTGCTGAACTTGGCTACAACGTGAAAGCGTTTTGTTTTCAAGATTCTCCACGTCGAGCGCACTCTATCGCTGCACAAGGAGGCATCAACGCCGCTAAGAATTATCAAGGCGATGGCGATTCTACATACCGCTTATTTTACGATACGGTTAAAGGGGGCGATTACCGCTCACGTGAAGCAAACGTACACCGTTTAGCAGAAGTATCCACCAACATCATTGACCAATGTGTTGCACAAGGCGTGCCTTTTGCAAGAGATTATGGAGGACTTTTAGACAACCGTTCTTTTGGAGGGGTTTTAGTTTCTAGAACGTTTTATGCCAAAGGGCAAACAGGTCAACAACTATTATTAGGAGCCTACTCTGCAATGAACCGACAGATTGGGCGTGGAAAAATAAAAATGTACAACCGTCACGAAATGTTAGACGTGGTCATCGTAGGTGGAAAAGCCCGTGGGATTATCACTCGAAACTTAGTGACTGGCGAAATTGAACGCCACTCCGCTCATGCAGTCGTGATAGGAACTGGAGGTTACGGAAACGTATTTTACCTTTCTACAAATGCGATGGGAAGTAATGCAACCGCTGCTTGGAAAGCCCACAAACGTGGTGCTTATTTTGCAAACCCTTGCTACACACAAATTCACCCAACCTGTATTCCGGTTTCGGGAGACCACCAATCAAAATTAACCCTGATGTCTGAATCCTTAAGGAATGATGGACGTATATGGGTACCAAAAAAATTAGAGGATGCCAAAGCGATTCAAAATCGTGAATTAAAACCTACAGACCTTGCTGAAGATCAACGTGATTATTTCTTAGAACGACGCTATCCGGCATTCGGAAACTTAGTCCCTAGAGATGTAGCTTCTCGAGCTGCTAAAGAACGTTGTGACGAAGGTTTTGGCGTGAATAAAACAGGGGAAGCTGTCTTTTTAGACTTTGCTGCCGCCATTATCAGATACGGTAAAGAAAAAGCACACGTTAAAGGATTGAATGAAGACGATACTTCACTGATCCAAACCTTAGGAAAAGAAGTCGTTAAAAGTAAATACGGCAACTTATTCCAGATGTACGAGAAGATTGTGGATGAAAATCCATACGAAACACCGATGATGATTTATCCAGCCGTACACTACACAATGGGTGGCGTTTGGGTTGATTATAATTTACAAACAACCATTCCAGGGCTTTATGCAATTGGAGAAGCTAATTTCTCTGATCATGGTGCCAACCGTTTAGGAGCTTCGGCATTGATGCAAGGATTGGCAGATGGCTATTTTGTATTGCCATACACTATTGGGAACTATTTGTCTAAAGACATTAGAACAGGACCAATTCCAACAGATACTGTAGAATTTGAAGAAGCAGAAGCTAAGGTGACTTCGGAAATTAAGCACTTTATCAATAATAAAGGAACCAAGCCTGTGGATTATTTTCACAAACGTCTTGGTAAAATTATGTGGAACAAATGTGGAATGGCTCGAAATGAAAAAGAGTTAAAAGAAGCGATTGAAGAAATAGCTGCACTTCGTGAGGAGTTTTATAAAGATGTACTAGTCCCAGGTTCTGCTGATGAATTTAATGAAGAATTAGCAAAAGCAGGTCGAGTGGCAGATTTCCTTGAATTAGGAGAATTGTTCGCAAAAGATGCCTTGGTACGTGAAGAATCTGCTGGAGGACACTTTAGAGAAGAACACCAAACTCCAGAAGGAGAAGCACAACGAAAAAAAGAGTTTCAGTTTGTATCTGCATGGGAATACAAAGGAGCCCCTAAGGATGCAGAATTGCATAAAGAAGCATTAGTTTACGATAATATTGAAGTTAAAGAACGCTCATACAAATAA
- a CDS encoding succinate dehydrogenase/fumarate reductase iron-sulfur subunit, with protein MNLTLQIWRQKNATTEGKIVEYPIEDISPDMSFLEMLDVLNMQLITNGDSPVAFDHDCREGICGSCSLYINGEAHGPDRLVTTCQLHMRKFKDGDTIFIEPFRADAFPVIKDLIVDRSAFDRIQHSGGFISVNTSGNTQDGNSIPISKHDADEAMDAATCIGCGACVATCKNSSAMLFVGAKVSQYALLPQGQIEATDRVQNMVAQMDLEGFGNCTNTGACEVECPKGISLENIARMNRELIKASLKS; from the coding sequence ATGAATTTAACATTACAAATATGGCGACAAAAAAACGCCACTACTGAAGGAAAAATTGTAGAATACCCTATTGAAGATATTTCTCCAGACATGTCATTTCTTGAAATGCTGGATGTTTTAAACATGCAACTTATCACCAATGGCGATTCGCCTGTAGCATTTGACCACGATTGTAGAGAAGGCATTTGCGGATCTTGTTCCCTATATATTAATGGAGAAGCACATGGACCCGATCGACTTGTGACCACCTGTCAATTGCACATGCGTAAATTTAAAGATGGGGACACCATTTTTATTGAGCCCTTTAGAGCAGATGCATTTCCAGTCATAAAAGATTTAATTGTGGACCGTTCAGCATTTGATAGAATTCAACATTCTGGTGGTTTTATTTCAGTCAATACTTCTGGGAATACACAAGATGGAAATTCAATTCCAATTTCAAAACACGATGCAGACGAGGCGATGGATGCTGCGACTTGTATAGGCTGTGGTGCTTGTGTCGCGACGTGTAAAAACTCATCCGCAATGCTTTTTGTGGGGGCTAAAGTATCACAATACGCATTACTACCACAAGGTCAAATTGAAGCCACAGACCGTGTTCAAAACATGGTAGCTCAAATGGATTTAGAAGGGTTTGGAAACTGTACCAATACGGGGGCTTGTGAAGTAGAATGTCCGAAAGGAATATCGTTGGAAAACATTGCACGTATGAATCGCGAATTGATCAAAGCAAGTTTGAAGTCTTAA
- a CDS encoding Ig-like domain-containing protein, which yields MGKKLANLGFLVVVSFIFTQCANKGTASGGPKDEEPPVIIKSIPENFSLNFDSKEIIIYFDEYIKMKDLQKQLIISPFMDPEPEITPVGSASKYIKIKILDTLQANTTYAFNFGESIADNNEGNLFPYYKYVFSTGSYIDSLSVSGIVTDALNKEVDDRIAVLLYEVDSTFTDSIVYKQKPKYITNTDSVSGFSLENIKEGTYLLAALKEENPNYTYQPKSDIIGYRKQFITVPSDTAYVLKMFKESIDYKFKRARQVSSTKLAFGYEGAGEIMDIKLLSDVPEGYASVVTKEADKDTLNYWFRPKLEVDSLIFEMTHKQTIDTTVVKIKDFKSDSLVFKSISSSLKLKESYKLSATIPLDSMDATKVRVRDKDSVFQNPTMALDPFTNTVEFNFDKTEENSYAIEMLPGAFTDFYGAQNDTLNFKVTTKLQSTYGDVRIEIRNGVYPLIVQLTDDKGAVVETSLSEEASPVDFNEVTPGIYFLRVIFDTNKNGVYDSGDYLKKIQPERVSYALEPVEVRAGWDTIEEFILED from the coding sequence ATGGGTAAGAAGTTAGCGAATTTAGGGTTTTTAGTGGTTGTAAGTTTTATTTTCACTCAGTGTGCCAACAAAGGGACTGCATCTGGTGGGCCAAAAGATGAAGAGCCACCAGTGATTATAAAATCGATTCCAGAGAATTTTTCTCTAAATTTTGACTCAAAAGAAATCATTATTTATTTTGATGAATACATCAAAATGAAAGATTTGCAAAAGCAACTGATCATTTCTCCATTCATGGATCCTGAACCAGAAATTACCCCGGTTGGAAGTGCTAGTAAGTATATTAAGATTAAAATACTGGATACGCTTCAAGCAAATACCACTTATGCGTTTAACTTTGGTGAAAGTATCGCCGATAACAATGAAGGGAATTTATTTCCATATTATAAATACGTGTTTTCTACGGGGAGTTATATTGATTCGCTTTCGGTTTCTGGGATCGTTACAGATGCTTTGAACAAAGAAGTGGACGATCGCATCGCCGTCTTATTATATGAAGTGGACTCCACTTTTACAGATTCTATTGTTTATAAACAGAAACCAAAATACATCACAAATACGGACAGTGTTTCTGGGTTTAGTTTAGAAAACATCAAAGAGGGCACCTATCTTTTAGCAGCACTCAAAGAAGAAAATCCTAATTATACCTACCAACCGAAATCAGATATAATAGGGTATAGAAAACAGTTTATAACGGTGCCGTCAGATACGGCTTATGTGTTAAAAATGTTTAAAGAATCCATCGATTATAAATTTAAAAGAGCCAGACAAGTGTCGTCCACTAAGCTTGCTTTTGGGTATGAAGGCGCTGGCGAAATAATGGACATTAAGTTGCTTTCTGACGTTCCTGAGGGCTATGCTTCAGTCGTCACCAAAGAGGCGGACAAAGACACGCTCAACTATTGGTTCCGTCCAAAATTGGAAGTGGATTCGTTGATTTTTGAAATGACACACAAACAAACTATTGATACAACGGTGGTGAAGATAAAGGATTTTAAATCGGATTCTTTGGTATTTAAGTCCATTAGTTCTTCGCTCAAATTAAAGGAGTCTTATAAGCTAAGTGCAACGATTCCCTTAGATTCTATGGATGCCACCAAAGTGCGTGTTAGGGATAAGGATTCTGTGTTTCAGAACCCCACAATGGCCTTGGACCCCTTTACAAATACGGTTGAATTCAATTTTGATAAAACAGAAGAAAACAGCTATGCGATAGAAATGCTTCCAGGGGCTTTTACCGATTTTTATGGGGCTCAAAATGATACTCTAAATTTTAAAGTGACGACTAAATTACAGTCAACTTATGGCGATGTTCGTATTGAAATTCGTAACGGAGTCTATCCTTTGATTGTACAGCTTACAGATGATAAAGGTGCGGTGGTCGAAACATCTCTATCGGAAGAAGCCTCGCCAGTAGATTTTAATGAGGTGACGCCAGGCATCTATTTTCTAAGAGTGATTTTTGATACCAATAAAAACGGAGTCTATGACTCCGGTGATTATTTAAAGAAAATCCAACCGGAACGTGTGAGCTATGCTCTAGAACCTGTTGAGGTTCGCGCAGGATGGGATACGATTGAAGAATTTATCTTAGAAGATTAA
- a CDS encoding ComF family protein yields MLSSLVNLFFPKTCHACDAILIDNEPDICVECRHELPLTNYHFERPETVKKIFYGRIHLEAATALFYFHKSGKAQQLLHHLKYKGKEDIGRIFGNWLGAELLDSPYFKSIDVVIPVPIHSKKLKQRGYNQSALFGQQIAKVLNASYVDDVLLKSVNTKTQVFQSREARFQSVVHSFYARNINTIEHKHILLVDDIITTGATIEACALVLNSANKSRLSVATIAITHSIFR; encoded by the coding sequence ATGCTCTCAAGTCTCGTAAACCTATTTTTTCCGAAAACATGCCACGCTTGCGATGCGATTTTAATTGACAACGAACCGGATATTTGTGTGGAGTGTCGGCACGAGTTGCCGTTAACCAATTACCATTTTGAACGTCCTGAAACAGTGAAGAAAATCTTTTATGGTCGGATACACTTAGAAGCGGCAACGGCGCTTTTCTATTTTCATAAAAGCGGAAAGGCACAACAGCTATTGCATCATCTAAAATACAAAGGCAAAGAAGACATTGGGCGTATTTTTGGCAACTGGTTGGGTGCTGAATTACTTGATTCTCCGTATTTTAAATCCATTGATGTTGTAATTCCTGTGCCAATACATTCTAAAAAATTAAAACAAAGAGGGTATAATCAATCGGCTCTTTTTGGACAACAAATCGCCAAAGTGTTGAATGCTTCGTACGTTGATGATGTGCTTCTAAAATCGGTCAACACCAAAACCCAAGTGTTTCAGTCTCGAGAAGCGCGTTTCCAATCCGTGGTTCATAGTTTTTATGCCCGAAATATAAACACGATTGAACATAAACATATACTATTAGTGGATGATATCATCACAACAGGGGCAACGATTGAAGCTTGTGCATTGGTTCTAAATTCAGCAAACAAGAGTCGATTAAGCGTTGCAACCATTGCAATTACACATTCCATTTTTCGTTAG
- a CDS encoding glycine--tRNA ligase, producing the protein MTNQGESFKKVISHAKEYGFVFQSSEIYDGLSAIYDYAQNGVELKKNIREYWWKAMVQMNENIVGLDAAIFMHPTTWKASGHVDAFNDPLIDNKDSKKRYRADVLVEDYCAKIEGKIEKEVKKAEKRFGDSFDKSEFISTNGRVVGYQTKINSILSRLAKSLENEDLADVKALIEELEIADPLTGSKNWTDVKQFNLMFGTKLGASAESAMDLYLRPETAQGIFVNFLNVQKSGRMKIPFGIAQTGKAFRNEIVARQFIFRMREFEQMEMQYFIKPGTQKQWYEHWKEARMKWHLSLGMGADNYRFHDHEKLAHYADAASDIEFKFPFGFKELEGIHSRTDFDLSQHEKHSGKKLQYFDHEENKNYTPYVLETSIGLDRMFLAVFSNALTEETLENNTTRTVLKLPAVLAPIKAAILPLVKKDGLPEVAKTILSDLKWDFNVVYDEKDAVGRRYRRQDALGTPFCITVDHDTLEDHCVTIRHRDSMQQQRVKIEDLKTIIENEVAMKHWLKKIN; encoded by the coding sequence ATGACAAATCAAGGGGAAAGTTTCAAGAAAGTTATTTCGCATGCCAAAGAATACGGATTTGTATTTCAGAGTAGTGAAATTTACGATGGCCTAAGTGCTATTTACGATTATGCACAAAATGGTGTAGAGTTAAAGAAAAATATTCGTGAGTATTGGTGGAAAGCCATGGTTCAAATGAATGAGAACATCGTAGGTTTAGATGCGGCTATTTTCATGCATCCTACTACTTGGAAAGCGTCTGGTCACGTCGATGCTTTTAACGATCCTTTGATTGACAATAAAGATTCTAAAAAACGCTACAGAGCCGATGTTCTTGTGGAAGATTATTGTGCTAAAATTGAAGGCAAGATTGAGAAAGAAGTCAAGAAAGCTGAAAAACGTTTTGGAGACAGTTTTGATAAAAGCGAGTTCATCTCAACAAACGGAAGAGTCGTTGGCTATCAAACCAAAATAAACAGCATTTTATCGCGACTGGCCAAATCTTTAGAAAATGAAGATTTAGCCGATGTGAAAGCACTTATTGAAGAACTTGAAATTGCAGACCCTTTAACCGGTAGTAAAAACTGGACCGATGTAAAGCAATTCAACCTGATGTTTGGCACCAAACTAGGCGCTTCCGCCGAAAGTGCGATGGATTTATATTTACGTCCTGAAACAGCCCAAGGTATTTTTGTAAATTTTTTAAACGTTCAAAAATCGGGGCGCATGAAAATCCCTTTTGGAATTGCACAAACAGGAAAAGCTTTTAGAAATGAAATTGTAGCACGTCAGTTTATTTTTAGAATGCGTGAATTTGAACAAATGGAAATGCAATATTTCATCAAACCAGGAACTCAAAAACAATGGTACGAGCATTGGAAAGAAGCCCGTATGAAATGGCATTTATCATTAGGGATGGGCGCCGACAATTACCGATTCCACGATCATGAAAAATTAGCACACTATGCAGATGCTGCTTCCGATATCGAATTTAAATTCCCTTTTGGATTCAAAGAATTAGAAGGCATTCACTCACGTACCGACTTTGATTTAAGTCAACACGAAAAACATTCTGGCAAAAAACTTCAATATTTTGACCACGAAGAAAATAAAAATTACACACCTTACGTTCTAGAAACGTCCATCGGATTGGACCGTATGTTTTTGGCCGTATTTTCAAATGCATTGACCGAAGAAACTTTAGAAAATAATACCACTCGAACCGTGTTGAAACTGCCCGCAGTCTTAGCACCTATCAAAGCAGCGATTTTACCCCTGGTAAAAAAGGATGGATTGCCTGAAGTTGCAAAAACTATTTTAAGTGATTTGAAATGGGATTTCAATGTGGTATATGATGAAAAAGATGCGGTTGGAAGACGTTACCGTCGCCAGGATGCACTAGGAACACCCTTTTGTATTACCGTGGATCATGATACTTTGGAAGATCATTGTGTCACCATCAGACATCGGGATTCAATGCAACAACAACGAGTAAAAATAGAAGATTTAAAAACGATTATTGAAAATGAAGTCGCCATGAAACACTGGCTAAAGAAAATTAACTAG
- a CDS encoding T9SS type B sorting domain-containing protein codes for MILNIRHLFYILVFLNTSTFFGQINDPPTVTAVGDQIYCPQSQQRIVTSFNITDPDDTLIPAFYIQISSGYVLGQDQLLLSGSHPTIAANWDANQAKLTLTGLSGGSASYTDIIAAVYDVVFNSSTINVGAKTFSLTAGSANYLASTDHYYDYVPSNLITWTNAKATAETMNYFGLQGYLATLTIPDEGQISGELSPGTGWIGASDVASEGVWKWMTGPEAGDNLAYTNWNSGEPNDYGSGEDYAHITYNTGIPGSWNDLPNNTTGQPYDYQAKGFVIEYGGTPGDPVLNISASTTFSPPQILSTSPSVSCGNDPANLSATSNTNDILWYDSQNGGALLHTGDTYNPVLTTSTTFWVLASNNGCTTGTRTAVTATVNSAPTVDTPANVSSCDSYTLAALSNGDYFTATNGGGTPVNAGDVISASTTLFVYAETATTPNCTSEHAFDITINTTPVVDTPADVSVCDNYTLPVLTNGNYFTASNGGGTTLNAGDVISASTTLFVYAESATTPNCSNEHSFDITINITSNTTFTQLGPICEGGSLTLPTTSIEGITGTWSPIFDNTVSDTYTFAPDSNPCANSTTMTIMVNPIFTPTFTQVPTICVGDVLLDLPTVSNEGISGTWSPAINNTITTEYTFTPTPVTGSCFAETKMTISVLTQTIPLFTQVDPICIGSVLAPLPTTSNGGITGDWSPALDNLATTLYTFTPDPGQCADVTTMTIVVNPISVLTIDATKLSEDFDANQVISVSATGGSGTYEYQLNGGVWQSNATFEYVIGCQEHTVAVRDALGCSTIPETTVMIMEFPKFFTPNGDGYNDTWNIKCLRDDPTALISIFDRFGKLLFQFSPNRSAWNGTFNGSMLTGTDYWFGVNYLNSKGVETQFKSHFSLRY; via the coding sequence TTGATATTAAACATAAGACACCTTTTTTATATACTGGTATTTTTAAATACGAGTACTTTTTTTGGTCAAATAAATGACCCTCCAACAGTGACCGCTGTTGGCGATCAAATCTATTGTCCTCAAAGTCAACAGCGGATTGTGACTTCTTTTAACATCACCGATCCAGATGATACGCTCATACCTGCCTTTTACATTCAAATTTCTTCAGGCTATGTTTTAGGACAAGACCAACTCCTTTTATCGGGATCACACCCTACTATAGCAGCCAATTGGGATGCAAACCAAGCCAAATTAACATTGACGGGGCTTAGTGGCGGTTCTGCCAGTTACACCGATATTATTGCAGCGGTTTATGATGTTGTTTTTAACAGTAGCACTATAAATGTGGGAGCCAAAACCTTTTCATTAACTGCGGGTTCTGCTAATTATTTAGCTTCAACAGATCATTACTATGACTATGTGCCTTCCAATTTAATTACGTGGACCAATGCCAAAGCGACTGCTGAAACGATGAATTATTTTGGATTACAAGGCTATTTAGCCACCTTAACCATCCCTGACGAAGGACAAATATCTGGGGAGTTATCGCCTGGAACAGGCTGGATTGGCGCCTCAGATGTAGCAAGTGAAGGCGTCTGGAAATGGATGACAGGTCCAGAAGCTGGCGATAACTTAGCCTATACCAATTGGAATTCCGGTGAACCTAATGATTACGGGAGCGGCGAAGATTATGCACACATTACTTATAATACAGGAATTCCAGGGTCTTGGAACGATTTACCAAACAACACTACTGGACAACCCTATGATTATCAAGCCAAAGGCTTTGTTATTGAATACGGAGGAACACCCGGAGATCCTGTCTTAAATATATCTGCGTCCACAACTTTCAGTCCGCCTCAAATATTGTCAACCAGCCCATCTGTAAGTTGTGGGAATGACCCTGCAAACCTGTCGGCAACCTCAAACACCAACGATATTTTATGGTATGACAGTCAAAACGGAGGTGCCCTTTTACATACTGGAGACACCTACAATCCTGTTTTAACCACAAGCACCACCTTTTGGGTTTTAGCGTCTAATAATGGCTGTACCACTGGAACCAGAACTGCCGTGACTGCCACGGTTAATTCCGCTCCAACAGTGGACACCCCAGCAAATGTGTCTTCTTGTGATAGCTATACCTTGGCAGCACTCTCCAATGGAGATTATTTCACAGCAACCAATGGCGGAGGAACCCCTGTCAATGCAGGCGATGTCATCTCTGCTTCTACCACCTTATTTGTGTATGCAGAAACAGCCACAACGCCTAACTGTACTAGTGAACACGCTTTTGATATTACAATCAATACAACGCCAGTGGTAGATACGCCAGCAGATGTTTCTGTTTGTGATAACTATACATTACCGGTACTGACCAATGGAAATTATTTTACAGCTTCCAATGGCGGCGGAACAACGCTCAATGCAGGAGACGTGATCTCAGCTTCCACGACCTTATTTGTGTATGCAGAATCCGCAACCACCCCTAACTGTAGCAATGAGCATTCTTTTGACATCACCATTAATATCACTTCAAATACGACGTTTACACAACTAGGACCTATTTGTGAAGGAGGCTCATTAACACTCCCTACAACATCCATTGAAGGGATTACAGGAACATGGTCGCCCATTTTTGACAATACAGTTTCAGATACTTATACCTTTGCGCCCGATTCGAATCCCTGTGCCAATAGCACTACAATGACCATCATGGTGAACCCTATTTTCACCCCCACCTTTACGCAAGTACCCACCATTTGTGTTGGGGATGTTTTACTGGATTTACCAACGGTTTCAAATGAAGGCATTAGTGGCACTTGGTCGCCAGCCATAAATAATACCATCACAACAGAATACACTTTTACACCTACGCCTGTAACAGGAAGTTGTTTTGCAGAAACCAAAATGACCATCTCAGTCTTGACGCAAACAATCCCTTTATTTACACAAGTTGACCCCATTTGTATCGGCAGTGTGCTGGCCCCTTTACCTACCACTTCCAATGGGGGTATTACAGGCGATTGGAGTCCTGCTTTAGATAATTTAGCAACAACGCTTTATACTTTCACACCAGACCCTGGGCAATGTGCAGACGTCACCACCATGACCATTGTGGTGAATCCCATCAGTGTTTTAACAATCGACGCGACAAAGCTGTCGGAAGATTTTGATGCGAATCAAGTTATTTCAGTGTCTGCTACGGGCGGAAGTGGGACTTATGAATACCAATTGAATGGCGGTGTTTGGCAAAGCAATGCAACCTTTGAATATGTAATTGGATGTCAAGAACATACGGTGGCTGTACGTGATGCACTTGGGTGTAGCACAATCCCTGAAACAACAGTAATGATTATGGAATTTCCAAAATTCTTTACGCCAAATGGCGATGGGTATAACGACACTTGGAACATCAAATGTTTGAGAGATGACCCCACTGCGTTGATCTCTATTTTTGACCGTTTTGGAAAACTGCTGTTTCAATTTAGTCCCAATCGCAGTGCATGGAATGGCACCTTTAATGGCTCCATGTTAACAGGAACCGATTATTGGTTTGGAGTGAATTACCTAAACAGTAAGGGAGTGGAAACGCAATTTAAATCCCACTTTTCGTTGAGGTATTGA